Proteins found in one Oryza glaberrima chromosome 4, OglaRS2, whole genome shotgun sequence genomic segment:
- the LOC127769700 gene encoding transcription factor bHLH96-like, with amino-acid sequence MALDTLCSAGGDVLIYDTFNASAAAAAAVVPPASFLFGNNNAGGAAGTETRVQVAAGAVPEVDQLLKQAQQPGRRKRRRRARSCKSREDAESQRMTHIAVERNRRRQMNEYLAVLRSLMPESYVHRGDQASIVGGAIDFVKELEQLLQSLEAQKRTLLMQPPPPPQQQREPKCDAADSTSAADQETPAAAAADGPPFARFFTYPQYVWCHNPAQYGGGGGGAAAENRAGVADIEVSLVETHASIRVMAARRPGQLLKMVAGLQALRLTVLHLNVTALGSLALYSISVKVEEGCGMATVDDIAAAVHHVLCIIDAEAASQMLLAGEASG; translated from the exons ATGGCGCTTGACACCCTgtgcagcgccggcggcgacgtcctcATCTACGACACGTTCAACGcctccgctgcggcggcggcggcggttgtgccgccggcgagcttccTCTTCGGGAATAATAatgccggcggcgcggcggggacggAGACGAGGGTGCAGGTGGCGGCCGGGGCGGTGCCGGAGGTGGACCAGCTGCTGAAGCAGGCGCAGCAgccggggaggaggaagcggcggcggcgggcgaggagctGCAAGAGCCGGGAGGACGCCGAGAGCCAGCGGATGACCCACATTGCCGTCGagcgcaaccgccgccgccagatgaACGAGTACCTCGCCGTGCTCCGGTCGCTCATGCCGGAGTCCTACGTCCACCGG GGCGACCAGGCGTCCATTGTCGGCGGCGCCATTGATTTCGTGAAGGAGCTCGAGCAGCTGCTGCAATCCCTCGAGGCGCAGAAGCGCACGCTGCtgatgcagccgccgccgccaccgcagcagcagcgggagcCCAAGTGTGATGCCGCGGACTCCACGAGCGCGGCCGATCAGGagactccggcggcggcggcggcggatggaccGCCGTTCGCGCGGTTCTTCACGTACCCACAGTACGTGTGGTGCCACAACCCGGCGCAgtacggcggcgggggcgggggcgcggcggcggagaaccGCGCCGGAGTGGCGGACATCGAGGTGAGCCTTGTGGAGACGCACGCCAGCATCCGGgtgatggcggcgcggcggccggggcagCTGCTCAAGATGGTCGCCGGCCTGCAGGCGCTCCGGCTCACCGTCCTCCACCTCAACGTCACGGCCCTCGGCTCGCTTGCCCTCTACTCCATCAGCGTCAAG GTGGAGGAAGGGTGCGGCATGGCGACGGTGGACGACATCGCAGCGGCGGTGCACCACGTGCTCTGCATCATCGACGCCGAGGCGGCGTCGCAGATGCTGCTCGCCGGGGAGGCCTCCGGTTAG
- the LOC127771574 gene encoding scarecrow-like protein 9, which translates to MLDSGSYDDVDYGDLFSIPNPPAPHLLNFPLQFFPSNGFISSADDSHRSPAGMFGSTPSPTSTTTELENSEDLSESADDAVLAYINQFLLEDEEDESCPGTITSVEDSALLAVEKPFVDILTASQEACQENSWIDSSCDFTGNGGLLDTFTTTHAACQPAPCEFEKEKGECAVHKGRKNPHDDCLLFEEESRRSKQLAVSEEETVREMFDKVLLCNGECELRAPLPAEARNCGVYVKGSGNKRGRKKGKSGASAEDDAVDLTTLLIHCAQAAAIDDHRNSNELLKQIRQRSSAYGDAGQRLAHCFANALEARLAGTGSNIYRSLAAKRTSVYDILNAFKLYVTACPFKKISNFFSIEAILNASKGMTRLHIVDYGIQYGFQWPIFFQRISKRPGGPPSVRITGVDLPQPGFRPAQLIEATGRRLHDYARMFNVPFEYHAIAAKWDTIRVEDLKIDKDKDELLVVNCLFRMRNMMDEMVTDDSPRMQVLKTIRKMNPNLFIHGVVNGTYNAPFFVTRFKEALFYYSSLFDMLETTASRVDENRLLIERDLFGREALNVVACEGTERVERPETYKQWQVRNIRAGFKQLPLNQETVKKARYKVKKSYHRDFLVDEENKWMLQGWKGRIIFALSAWEPN; encoded by the coding sequence ATGTTGGATTCTGGTTCTTATGATGATGTTGACTATGGGGATTTGTTCTCCATCCCCAATCCACCTGCGCCTCACTTGCTCAATTTCCCCCTCCAGTTCTTCCCTTCCAACGGATTCATCAGTTCTGCTGATGATTCCCATAGATCACCAGCTGGTATGTTTGGCTCCACCCCAAGCCCCACATCAACCACAACCGAGTTGGAAAATTCAGAGGATCTGTCTGAATCCGCCGACGATGCGGTCCTAGCATACATCAATCAGTTTCTTCTtgaagatgaggaagatgaaTCTTGTCCTGGCACCATCACATCGGTGGAGGACTCtgccctcctcgccgtcgagaAGCCATTCGTTGACATCCTCACTGCTAGCCAAGAGGCCTGTCAAGAGAATTCTTGGATAGATTCTTCTTGTGATTTCACGGGGAATGGAGGATTGCTTGATACGTTCACAACCACACATGCCGCTTGCCAGCCAGCGCCTTGTGAATTTgagaaggagaagggggagTGTGCTGTTCATAAAGGCCGGAAGAACCCGCATGATGATTGCCTATTGTTCGAGGAAGAGAGCAGGAGGAGCAAGCAGTTGGCAGTGTCTGAGGAGGAGACTGTCAGAGAGATGTTTGACAAGGTGCTTCTGTGTAATGGCGAATGCGAGCTCCGGGCACCACTGCCAGCTGAAGCACGGAACTGCGGGGTGTACGTGAAAGGATCCGGAAATAAGAGAGGCCGAAAGAAAGGAAAATCTGGAGCATCTGCAGAGGATGATGCGGTTGATCTCACTACCCTACTCATTCATTGTGCCCAGGCCGCTGCAATCGATGATCACCGGAACTCCAATGAGTTGCTGAAACAAATTAGGCAGCGTTCTTCTGCATATGGAGATGCCGGTCAGAGGTTAGCACATTGTTTTGCTAATGCGTTGGAGGCTCGGCTAGCTGGCACTGGCAGCAACATTTACCGTTCACTTGCTGCCAAGCGAACTTCTGTTTATGACATATTGAATGCATTCAAGCTGTATGTTACAGCATGCCCGTTCAAGAAAATATCGAACTTCTTCTCGATCGAAGCCATCTTGAACGCATCCAAGGGTATGACAAGGTTGCACATTGTTGACTATGGTATACAGTATGGATTCCAGTGGCCAATCTTCTTCCAGCGGATCTCGAAGAGACCTGGTGGCCCTCCAAGTGTTCGAATCACCGGTGTTGACTTACCACAGCCGGGATTCCGCCCTGCACAACTCATTGAGGCGACGGGCCGTCGGTTGCATGACTATGCCCGTATGTTCAATGTTCCATTTGAATACCATGCTATTGCTGCCAAGTGGGACACTATCCGTGTCGAAGATCTTAAGATAGACAAAGACAAGGATGAACTTCTTGTTGTTAACTGCCTTTTCCGGATGAGAAACATGATGGACGAAATGGTGACAGATGACAGCCCAAGAATGCAGGTTCTGAAGACAATAAGAAAGATGAATCCAAATTTGTTCATCCATGGCGTTGTCAATGGCACCTACAATGCGCCCTTCTTCGTGACACGATTCAAGGAGGCTTTGTTCTACTACTCTTCACTTTTTGATATGCTTGAAACAACTGCTTCACGGGTCGACGAAAACAGGCTGCTGATAGAAAGAGATCTCTTCGGCCGGGAAGCTCTTAATGTGGTTGCTTGTGAGGGCACTGAGAGAGTAGAAAGACCAGAGACGTACAAGCAATGGCAGGTGAGGAACATCAGGGCAGGCTTCAAGCAGCTACCACTGAACCAAGAGACGGTGAAGAAGGCAAGATACAAGGTGAAGAAATCCTACCACAGGGATTTCCTAGTTGACGAAGAGAACAAATGGATGCTGCAAGGTTGGAAGGGGCGTATCATCTTTGCTCTTTCAGCATGGGAACCAAACTAG
- the LOC127769699 gene encoding E3 ubiquitin-protein ligase Os04g0590900 isoform X1 yields the protein MASSAPAWVPYEPTRDCSQGLCSMYCPQWCYFIFPPPPPFDVAGTSADDSSGPVFSPLVIAIIGVLASAFLLVSYYTFISKYCGTVSFLRGRVFGSSSGGAAYGGGAGSGGRHGHGQSRSHESWNVSPPSGLDETLINKITVCKYRRGDGFVHTTDCSVCLGEFSDGESLRLLPRCSHAFHQQCIDTWLKSHSNCPLCRANITFVTVGLASPEPEGCAPGETGGDNTHEVVVVMDGLENLCEEQQEAVSRASTADDDHDAKDVAEGMEEANGAAEIREEGSPPKRGASSSDLHRDNRMCIADVLQESMEDELTAARESGLLAGGAGTSRRCHGENSKGRGGRSRRALQLQDAMEALPGKRLPSGGRSCFSSKSGRGKDSDHPM from the coding sequence ATGGCATCCTCTGCTCCTGCTTGGGTCCCCTACGAGCCAACGAGAGATTGCTCTCAAGGACTGTGCAGCATGTACTGCCCCCAGTGGTGCTACTTCAtcttccctccgccgccgcccttcgaCGTCGCCGGCACCAGCGCCGACGACTCCTCCGGCCCTGTCTTCTCCCCTCTCGTCATTGCAATCATCGGCGTTCTGGCCAGCGCCTTCCTCCTCGTCAGCTATTACACCTTCATCTCCAAGTACTGTGGCACCGTTAGCTTCCTCAGGGGGAGGGTCTTCGGCTCGAGCTCCGGTGGCGCTGCCTATGGCGGCGGTGCCGGTAGCGGCGGCCGCCACGGCCACGGGCAGTCGAGGAGCCACGAGTCATGGAACGTCTCGCCGCCGAGCGGGCTGGACGAGACCCTGATCAACAAGATCACGGTGTGCAAGTACCGGCGCGGTGATGGGTTCGTCCACACCACCGACTGCTCGGTCTGCCTCGGCGAGTTCAGTGACGGGGAGAGCCTCCGGCTGCTACCCAGGTGCAGCCATGCCTTCCACCAGCAATGCATCGACACTTGGCTCAAGTCACACTCCAATTGCCCCCTCTGCCGCGCCAACATCACCTTCGTCACCGTCGGGTTggcgtcgccggagccggagggcTGTGCTCCAGGTGAGACTGGAGGTGACAATACACACGAGGTGGTTGTGGTGATGGATGGCTTGGAAAATCTTTGTGAAGAGCAGCAGGAGGCAGTGAGCAGGGCCAGCACTGCCGATGATGATCACGATGCGAAGGACGTCGCAGAGGGGATGGAGGAGGCCAATGGCGCAGCCGAGATCAGAGAAGAAGGCTCGCCGCCAAAGAGGGGCGCGTCGTCGTCTGATCTTCACCGTGACAACCGCATGTGCATCGCCGACGTTCTGCAGGAATCCATGGAAGACGAGCTGACGGCAGCCAGGGAGAGTGGCCTCCTCGCAGGCGGCGCTGGCACGTCAAGACGGTGCCATGGCGAGAACAGCAAGGGAAGGGGAGGCCGCAGCCGACGTGCATTGCAGCTGCAGGACGCCATGGAGGCTCTGCCGGGGAAGAGATTGCCCTCCGGTGGGAGATCCTGCTTCAGCAGCAAGAGCGGCAGGGGAAAAGATTCAGATCATCCAATGTGA